From the genome of Pedobacter sp. MC2016-14, one region includes:
- a CDS encoding lmo0937 family membrane protein, whose protein sequence is MGNLLYLIAVILVIIWAISFLGGYYTGGIIHALLVIAVVAILLRVIRSA, encoded by the coding sequence ATGGGAAATTTACTTTATCTAATCGCTGTTATTCTTGTTATCATTTGGGCCATTAGTTTCTTAGGTGGTTATTACACTGGAGGAATTATTCATGCACTTTTAGTTATTGCTGTAGTAGCAATCTTACTTCGGGTGATCAGAAGTGCGTAA